Proteins encoded by one window of Megachile rotundata isolate GNS110a chromosome 10, iyMegRotu1, whole genome shotgun sequence:
- the Vajk4 gene encoding vajk4 produces MNIKLAIVLVALATQASLAEEASKPAEEDTTKDSVAESSEKKTEKRGLHGSYGDLGGGGDGGGGSYDHHEHVKTVTVVKKVPVPYEVTKHVPYLVEKHVPYEVKVGVPQPYTVEKHVPYPVKVFVKVPVHVPQPYTVEKHVPYEVKVPVDKPYEVKVLVPQPYTVEKHVPVPVKVPVPQPYTVEKHVPFPVKVKVPLPQPYPVKKPVPYEVKIPVDKPYPVSVPKPYPVTVEKPYPVPVDKLVPYEVKVPVDKPYPVPVEKPYPVPVKVPVPQPYTVHKPVPVAVHKPVPYPVKVPVDKPYLVEKEVPVPVEKEVPVPVKVPVPVHIQEDHGSGGGYGGGYGGGYEGSSGYGEEGGYYHHR; encoded by the exons ATGAATATCAAG CTCGCCATCGTCCTGGTGGCTCTGGCCACGCAAGCTAGCCTAGCGGAGGAGGCGAGCAAGCCAGCAGAGGAGGACACGACGAAAGACTCGGTAGCGGAGTCGAGCGAGAAGAAAACGGAGAAGCGTGGTCTCCACGGCAGCTACGGTGACCTGGGAGGCGGAGGAGACGGCGGTGGCGGCAGCTACGACCACCACGAGCACGTGAAGACGGTCACGGTGGTGAAGAAGGTACCGGTGCCTTACGAGGTGACCAAACACGTGCCCTACTTGGTCGAGAAGCACGTACCGTACGAGGTTAAAGTCGGCGTACCGCAGCCTTACACCGTGGAGAAACACGTCCCGTACCCCGTGAAGGTGTTCGTAAAGGTGCCCGTGCACGTGCCCCAGCCGTACACCGTGGAGAAGCACGTGCCTTACGAAGTCAAGGTACCCGTGGACAAGCCGTACGAGGTAAAGGTGCTGGTGCCGCAGCCGTACACCGTGGAGAAACACGTACCAGTGCCCGTCAAGGTGCCCGTGCCGCAGCCGTACACCGTCGAGAAACACGTGCCGTTCCCAGTGAAGGTCAAAGTTCCTCTGCCGCAGCCGTACCCCGTGAAGAAGCCGGTGCCGTACGAGGTGAAGATCCCCGTCGATAAACCGTACCCGGTCTCCGTGCCCAAACCGTACCCCGTCACCGTCGAGAAGCCGTACCCGGTGCCGGTGGACAAACTGGTGCCCTACGAGGTGAAGGTACCCGTGGACAAACCGTACCCCGTGCCCGTCGAGAAGCCCTACCCGGTGCCGGTGAAGGTACCGGTGCCTCAACCGTACACGGTACACAAACCGGTGCCCGTCGCGGTACACAAGCCCGTGCCCTACCCAGTTAAGGTACCCGTGGACAAACCGTACTTGGTCGAGAAGGAAGTACCCGTACCAGTCGAGAAAGAAGTACCGGTACCCGTCAAGGTACCCGTGCCTGTACACATACAGGAGGATCACGGTAGCGGAGGCGGATACGGAGGCGGATACGGAGGCGGGTATGAAGGAAGCTCTGGATATGGAGAGGAAGGCGGTTACTATCACCATCGTTGA